In Symmachiella dynata, the following are encoded in one genomic region:
- a CDS encoding HDOD domain-containing protein, with protein MVGSTMTLSEQMAALDRLVKRIDEISSLPDIAMRVIEVVSSPDSAVADLRLIVESDPALVARILRTANSSAYGLSTRVDSIHRAIALLGFNAVKDLAITASIAQIFKDKTNIGTYNRASLWKHLVCVAVASRMIASRSGIQEFDEAYMCGLLHDIGIVLMDQHNHKGFLEVVAALSVDEPTLVTERRILGFDHTQLGSEVSQRWGFPTSVLQTIKYHHDTSRCDAEVRPIAQAVEVANFFCTKKNITAMGLMNVPAPAGETFAALSIGRNELKVLFQDLDAELEKSRDLYEI; from the coding sequence ATGGTCGGTAGTACGATGACGCTCAGCGAGCAAATGGCGGCGCTGGATCGACTCGTAAAGCGAATCGACGAGATTTCAAGTCTTCCCGATATCGCGATGCGCGTGATTGAAGTTGTCAGTTCCCCAGATTCGGCTGTCGCTGACTTGCGGTTGATTGTTGAAAGCGATCCCGCTTTGGTCGCACGGATTTTGCGGACCGCCAATTCATCTGCTTATGGTTTGAGCACGCGCGTCGATAGCATCCATCGCGCCATCGCACTATTGGGATTCAATGCTGTCAAGGATTTGGCGATCACGGCTTCGATTGCACAAATCTTTAAAGACAAAACCAACATCGGCACCTACAACCGCGCCTCACTGTGGAAACACCTTGTCTGTGTCGCGGTGGCATCACGAATGATCGCCTCGCGGAGTGGAATTCAAGAATTCGACGAAGCATACATGTGTGGGCTTTTGCATGACATCGGAATTGTATTGATGGATCAGCACAATCACAAAGGGTTCCTTGAAGTGGTTGCAGCCCTCTCCGTCGATGAACCCACCTTGGTCACTGAACGCCGCATCTTGGGTTTTGACCACACACAACTGGGTTCCGAAGTCTCCCAGAGATGGGGTTTTCCCACCAGTGTGCTGCAAACGATCAAATACCACCACGACACGTCGCGTTGCGATGCGGAGGTGCGTCCCATCGCCCAAGCTGTCGAAGTCGCGAATTTCTTTTGTACGAAAAAGAACATCACCGCCATGGGGTTGATGAACGTCCCCGCCCCTGCGGGGGAGACATTCGCCGCACTCTCGATTGGGCGAAATGAATTGAAGGTCTTGTTTCAAGATCTTGACGCAGAGCTTGAAAAATCACGAGACCTCTACGAAATCTAA
- a CDS encoding flagellar biosynthetic protein FliR, producing the protein MTELLSNLLHETAGANALNALTGTAIGYFYAFTFVMLRMAGLMTIGPVFGHPGLPVNVRVLLVVALSMLVTPAIFAEAPWQTIAKYDVNGDGRLSIDEAPVKMQPRIARLLESAPPGRQDAVSPQQLVTSIEPPKSLVDYLWSGVGEFSLGLVLGIGVTIILSGLQLAGHMIDQQSGTAVGEIFNPAFNTSETVTARLLSWLGLAIFLAVDGQLSMVSALLETYQAFPIGEGFVDSGAIDLLHNLFIRSLALALQVAAPVLAVMSLIAVTMGFLGLSVPQVNVLVVGFPIRATISLVVVSLTLVGAGGVIVEAVEMCIEQLEYAIVGVPPL; encoded by the coding sequence GTGACCGAACTTCTCTCCAATTTGCTCCACGAGACCGCCGGGGCCAATGCACTCAATGCACTGACCGGTACGGCGATTGGATATTTCTACGCCTTCACATTCGTCATGTTGCGGATGGCTGGGCTGATGACCATTGGGCCGGTCTTCGGACATCCCGGCTTACCGGTGAATGTCCGCGTGCTGCTGGTCGTTGCACTGTCGATGCTGGTCACGCCGGCGATCTTCGCTGAGGCTCCGTGGCAGACAATCGCCAAATATGACGTCAACGGCGATGGCCGACTTTCCATTGACGAGGCGCCGGTTAAGATGCAACCCCGCATCGCTCGGCTGTTGGAATCCGCTCCCCCGGGTCGGCAAGACGCCGTCTCGCCGCAACAGCTCGTCACATCGATTGAACCGCCGAAGTCGTTGGTCGATTATCTCTGGTCGGGAGTGGGCGAATTCTCGCTCGGTCTGGTCTTAGGCATCGGCGTCACGATTATTCTTTCGGGACTGCAACTTGCCGGGCACATGATTGATCAGCAAAGCGGGACGGCGGTGGGAGAAATCTTCAACCCGGCGTTCAACACCTCAGAAACTGTGACTGCGCGCCTGCTATCCTGGTTGGGACTGGCGATCTTCCTGGCTGTCGACGGCCAACTCAGCATGGTCTCCGCACTGCTCGAAACCTATCAGGCGTTTCCGATTGGGGAAGGTTTCGTCGATAGCGGCGCCATCGATCTGCTGCACAACCTCTTCATACGTTCGTTGGCCTTGGCCCTGCAAGTCGCCGCTCCGGTGTTAGCTGTGATGTCACTGATCGCCGTGACGATGGGATTTTTAGGGCTGTCGGTCCCGCAAGTCAACGTGCTCGTCGTCGGCTTTCCTATTCGCGCGACCATTAGCTTGGTCGTGGTGAGTTTGACGCTTGTCGGCGCTGGCGGCGTGATTGTCGAGGCGGTCGAAATGTGCATTGAACAGTTGGAATATGCCATCGTCGGTGTCCCTCCGCTGTAG
- the fliP gene encoding flagellar type III secretion system pore protein FliP (The bacterial flagellar biogenesis protein FliP forms a type III secretion system (T3SS)-type pore required for flagellar assembly.): MSKSPAATKDYLKSAIRRARRLALLFSALVLVSVLVAPADSWAQNGKQSGRPRARANQGAVRAPGAPLPVDPGANLPAAKQNGLPIVGDFNPESLVSPDGMTSTMNLMLTLTVMTLAPSIFIMTTCFIRFIVVLGLLRQALGTQQLPPNQVIVSLALFLTFAVMGPIWQQSYESGIRPYTNNEEIVIEDGNDRLTQTFINTTRPLRSFMIWQIDIGNNENSLMLFVDYQRGRPGFVEPKTYDDVSIWALLPAFMLSELKTAFIIGFVIYLPFVIIDMVIASVLISMGMMMLPPVLISLPFKLLLFVLIDGWTLTVGMLLESVTVSESLSALAHLPPPFV; encoded by the coding sequence ATGAGTAAATCTCCCGCAGCCACGAAGGATTATCTCAAATCAGCAATCCGCCGCGCGCGGCGTTTGGCGCTCTTATTTTCTGCATTGGTATTGGTCAGCGTACTCGTTGCTCCGGCTGATTCTTGGGCGCAAAACGGCAAGCAAAGCGGACGGCCACGCGCGCGTGCCAACCAAGGAGCCGTTCGCGCTCCCGGTGCACCACTGCCGGTTGATCCCGGAGCAAACCTTCCAGCTGCTAAGCAAAACGGCCTGCCGATCGTCGGTGATTTTAATCCCGAATCGCTCGTCTCGCCCGATGGCATGACCTCGACAATGAACCTGATGCTCACGCTGACGGTGATGACGTTGGCCCCGTCGATCTTCATCATGACCACCTGCTTTATCCGCTTCATCGTGGTGTTAGGGCTGTTGCGGCAGGCACTGGGCACGCAGCAACTCCCCCCCAATCAAGTCATCGTTTCCTTGGCCCTGTTTCTCACCTTTGCCGTGATGGGGCCGATCTGGCAGCAGAGTTACGAATCGGGCATCCGGCCTTATACAAACAACGAAGAGATCGTTATTGAGGACGGTAACGATCGGCTGACGCAAACATTCATCAACACCACGCGTCCGCTGCGCAGTTTCATGATCTGGCAAATCGACATTGGCAACAACGAGAACTCATTGATGTTGTTTGTCGACTATCAACGGGGACGGCCTGGATTTGTTGAGCCGAAGACCTACGACGATGTCTCCATCTGGGCACTGTTACCGGCCTTCATGCTCAGCGAACTGAAGACGGCGTTTATCATTGGTTTTGTGATCTATTTGCCATTCGTGATCATCGACATGGTCATCGCCTCGGTATTGATCAGCATGGGCATGATGATGTTACCACCGGTGCTGATTTCGCTGCCGTTCAAATTGTTGCTATTCGTGTTGATCGACGGCTGGACACTAACTGTCGGCATGCTGTTGGAGAGCGTCACCGTCTCCGAGTCATTATCAGCACTGGCCCACTTACCCCCCCCATTCGTATGA
- a CDS encoding flagellar basal body-associated FliL family protein yields the protein MATATTDDPGNDTAEELPDDLEVAHAAVAARKKKIKAAGLVVGLTVVMMGVGYMFMPESSAENLAEEDESAIAASEIEDDTAEVEIGQFNCTNSRAGIDISVHVNFSLVAEVQKSNEQNFLDAKDLYEARIRDIVNRVARSASRDDLNDPALDTLKREFREGINRIVRKHYIVKIHIPDWQTMER from the coding sequence ATGGCGACGGCCACCACCGACGACCCCGGCAATGACACAGCGGAGGAACTTCCCGATGATCTGGAAGTCGCTCACGCCGCAGTCGCCGCACGCAAAAAAAAGATCAAGGCCGCCGGTTTAGTCGTCGGGCTCACGGTCGTCATGATGGGCGTCGGCTATATGTTTATGCCCGAAAGCAGTGCGGAAAATCTTGCTGAGGAGGATGAGTCCGCCATTGCCGCATCCGAAATCGAGGACGATACCGCCGAAGTCGAGATTGGCCAATTCAATTGCACCAACTCCCGCGCAGGGATCGACATCAGCGTCCACGTGAATTTTTCGTTGGTTGCCGAAGTCCAAAAAAGCAACGAACAAAATTTTCTGGATGCCAAAGATTTGTACGAGGCGCGCATCCGTGACATCGTCAATCGCGTGGCCCGCAGCGCCAGTCGCGACGACCTCAATGACCCGGCTTTAGACACACTCAAACGTGAATTTCGCGAAGGTATCAATCGCATCGTTCGCAAACATTATATCGTGAAGATCCATATTCCCGACTGGCAAACGATGGAACGTTAA
- the fliQ gene encoding flagellar biosynthesis protein FliQ yields the protein MSPDQAVELARSAVVLTLLLSVPIMGVATLVGLLISIAQAVTQIQDQTLSFVPKIILMLVTTLLLLPWSITLIVEYSEDLFHSIPGMF from the coding sequence ATGAGTCCTGACCAAGCTGTTGAACTGGCCCGTAGCGCCGTCGTGCTGACGCTGTTGCTCAGCGTGCCGATCATGGGCGTGGCCACGTTGGTCGGTTTGTTGATTAGTATTGCCCAAGCCGTGACGCAAATCCAAGATCAGACTTTGAGTTTCGTCCCTAAGATCATTCTGATGCTCGTTACGACATTGTTGTTACTTCCCTGGTCGATCACCCTCATTGTCGAATATTCGGAAGATTTATTTCACAGCATTCCTGGCATGTTTTAA
- a CDS encoding translation initiation factor — MHLFEGTQWDRPPHCPQCEQLEADCTCPPPEVEIVPPGKQTAKLAVEKRRKGKVVTVIRNLKDEADHLPQLLKKVKSACGAGGTLKEGAIEIQGRQLDRVREVLTELGYRTQG; from the coding sequence ATGCACTTATTTGAAGGAACCCAGTGGGATCGCCCGCCGCATTGCCCACAGTGTGAACAACTCGAAGCGGACTGCACCTGTCCGCCACCCGAAGTAGAAATTGTGCCGCCGGGAAAACAGACCGCCAAACTAGCAGTCGAAAAGCGGCGCAAAGGCAAAGTCGTGACCGTGATCCGCAACCTCAAAGATGAAGCTGACCATTTGCCGCAATTGCTGAAGAAAGTCAAATCCGCCTGCGGCGCCGGCGGGACGCTCAAAGAGGGGGCCATTGAAATCCAAGGCCGTCAATTAGATCGCGTCCGCGAAGTATTGACGGAACTCGGTTATCGCACGCAAGGCTGA
- the fliN gene encoding flagellar motor switch protein FliN → MSDENDDLLDPAEIEALLNEAGAGDAPTPPPPQATAPGAEASANAPDTPEAESDQLSQDDLDRLMAEATSGTAPLESKPKPPAEAAPPQDNDGDLLDPSEIEQLLKAQEPGAAASPTAAATSAPASNLSAETDELLRQAEAGLAAAISTDGGAQGNPGPFGNPEPYTFQEFGKSTSSADNVALNTLHDVELDIRIELGRTELLIEEVLQLRDGSVVPLDKLAGDPVDVIVNERLIARGEVLVLNDNFCVRITEILPPHL, encoded by the coding sequence GTGTCCGACGAAAACGATGATCTCCTCGATCCGGCAGAAATCGAAGCACTGCTCAATGAAGCAGGCGCAGGTGACGCACCGACTCCGCCGCCGCCACAAGCAACTGCGCCAGGCGCAGAAGCTTCTGCAAACGCTCCGGATACACCCGAGGCGGAGAGTGACCAATTGTCGCAGGACGATTTGGATCGTCTCATGGCCGAAGCGACAAGCGGTACCGCGCCACTGGAATCCAAGCCAAAACCGCCGGCAGAAGCCGCGCCGCCGCAGGACAACGACGGCGATTTGCTTGACCCCAGTGAAATCGAACAACTACTCAAAGCGCAAGAACCAGGTGCTGCTGCCAGTCCCACAGCCGCTGCGACCTCTGCGCCGGCGTCGAACCTTTCCGCCGAAACCGACGAATTGCTGCGACAAGCCGAAGCAGGATTGGCGGCCGCCATTTCCACCGATGGCGGGGCACAAGGCAATCCGGGACCCTTTGGAAATCCGGAGCCTTACACCTTTCAAGAATTTGGGAAATCCACGTCTAGTGCGGACAATGTCGCGCTGAATACTTTGCACGACGTGGAATTGGACATTCGCATCGAACTGGGCCGCACGGAATTGTTGATCGAAGAAGTCCTGCAACTCCGCGATGGGTCGGTGGTCCCGCTCGACAAACTGGCCGGCGATCCCGTCGACGTGATCGTCAACGAACGCCTGATTGCCCGTGGCGAGGTTTTGGTTCTCAACGACAATTTCTGCGTACGAATCACGGAAATCCTACCACCGCATCTCTAG
- a CDS encoding OmpA/MotB family protein encodes MPVQDDPAPGVPEWVVTYGDMMSLLLTFFIMLVSMSEMKEEGKMRAALDAISEAFGNEQAMMGSPGDSFQTTSVLSKLSSMGNLSLGGTRESALKNRGPAGKYDPVQRIREGTVVTLGGAAMFKPFEAELSDELKRSLDSIANVLRKRSRRIEVRGHAAPTALPKNSKFRDAFDLSFARADAVAKYLISKEIRPARILVSAAGDNEPRSLRRGSEHQALNRRVDVYLIDSYIERSSKHR; translated from the coding sequence ATGCCTGTTCAAGACGATCCCGCTCCCGGCGTTCCCGAATGGGTTGTGACCTACGGTGACATGATGTCGCTGTTGCTGACGTTCTTCATCATGCTTGTCTCGATGAGCGAGATGAAAGAAGAAGGGAAGATGCGGGCTGCTCTGGACGCCATCAGCGAAGCGTTCGGTAATGAACAAGCGATGATGGGATCACCCGGCGATTCGTTCCAAACGACCAGTGTGCTCAGCAAGCTGAGTTCGATGGGGAATCTTTCGTTAGGGGGCACGCGCGAATCCGCTCTTAAAAATCGAGGTCCTGCGGGCAAATACGACCCGGTGCAACGAATTCGCGAAGGGACCGTCGTCACATTGGGCGGCGCAGCTATGTTTAAGCCTTTTGAGGCAGAGCTGTCCGACGAGCTGAAACGAAGTCTGGATTCGATTGCCAACGTTTTGCGAAAGCGTTCGCGGCGGATTGAAGTACGGGGACATGCTGCGCCGACGGCATTGCCCAAGAACAGCAAGTTTCGAGATGCCTTCGACTTGTCATTCGCCCGCGCCGATGCCGTTGCCAAATATCTTATCTCAAAAGAGATTCGGCCCGCGCGGATCCTGGTCAGTGCTGCCGGAGACAACGAACCGCGCTCTTTACGTCGCGGTTCTGAGCACCAAGCGCTCAATCGTCGGGTTGACGTGTATTTGATAGATTCCTATATAGAGCGGTCTTCAAAACACCGTTAG
- a CDS encoding motility protein A produces the protein MDKATIGGLASGVALLVIAVFVAPGSKFSAFWDTASAAVVVGGAIAATAIAFPVVALLKFPRVIKKTLQPNALEAGPVIAELVGLAEVARKDGILALEQKTEEIEDPFILLGIQMAVDGIDSELMEELLRTEVDSVAERHKTGKMLLDTLGRYAPAFGMIGTLMGLIIMLGNMDDPDAIGPGMAVALITTLYGAIVSNLVCLPLADKLAYYSKREVEIREIIVRGILSIQQGDNPRVVEQKLKTCLPADQRGSDEMADAA, from the coding sequence ATGGACAAAGCAACAATTGGTGGATTGGCGAGCGGAGTCGCATTGTTGGTCATCGCGGTGTTCGTTGCGCCTGGATCGAAGTTCTCAGCGTTTTGGGATACCGCCTCGGCCGCCGTCGTTGTGGGGGGCGCGATCGCTGCGACAGCAATCGCCTTTCCCGTGGTGGCGCTGCTCAAGTTTCCGCGGGTCATCAAAAAGACCCTGCAGCCCAATGCCTTAGAAGCCGGTCCGGTCATTGCAGAACTGGTCGGGCTGGCTGAGGTCGCCCGTAAAGACGGCATCCTGGCTTTGGAGCAAAAAACGGAGGAGATTGAAGACCCGTTCATTTTGCTGGGCATCCAGATGGCGGTCGACGGCATCGACTCGGAATTGATGGAGGAATTACTCCGCACCGAGGTCGATTCAGTCGCCGAACGTCACAAAACCGGCAAGATGCTGTTGGACACGTTGGGCCGTTACGCACCGGCATTCGGTATGATCGGGACGTTGATGGGTTTGATCATCATGTTGGGAAACATGGATGACCCCGATGCGATCGGTCCCGGTATGGCGGTCGCCTTGATCACCACGCTCTATGGAGCCATCGTCTCCAACTTAGTTTGCCTGCCCTTGGCCGACAAGTTGGCCTATTACAGTAAACGCGAAGTCGAAATCCGAGAAATCATCGTGCGTGGAATTCTCTCCATCCAACAAGGAGACAACCCGCGCGTGGTGGAACAAAAACTGAAGACCTGTCTGCCGGCCGACCAACGCGGCTCGGATGAAATGGCAGATGCCGCATAA
- a CDS encoding FliO/MopB family protein produces the protein MTRNLLFAFVGLCVWAGCALPAVCLAAPPKTASGNSNPPAVIGEAQKQGFQNPLDKKFPQASTAKKSSASSTETQRKKKGGSLVQSALGLAFVLCLILIVAAWAKRHLPQANSALPSEAVQILGQRAVGQRQMIQLIRCGSRILVLGATPNGLTTLSEITDPVEVDYLAGLCRQDHPHSVTSAFSRLFQNYRDMSDDSTPPANPMGALSSKLRRTDPATDVPQNPPHQSMTETSAETPERSLKERLGRLGPSGDSSRFSPPGAEGSYE, from the coding sequence ATGACACGAAACCTATTATTTGCATTCGTCGGACTATGTGTTTGGGCAGGGTGCGCGCTGCCCGCTGTCTGTCTCGCCGCTCCTCCGAAAACCGCATCCGGAAATTCAAATCCTCCTGCAGTCATCGGTGAAGCGCAAAAACAGGGCTTTCAAAATCCGCTTGACAAAAAGTTTCCGCAGGCGAGTACTGCTAAGAAATCATCGGCATCCTCAACTGAGACACAGCGCAAGAAAAAAGGGGGATCGTTGGTGCAATCGGCCTTGGGCTTAGCATTCGTGCTCTGCCTGATTCTCATCGTCGCTGCTTGGGCCAAACGACATTTGCCGCAAGCCAACAGCGCACTTCCCTCTGAAGCGGTGCAAATTCTCGGACAGCGGGCCGTCGGACAACGGCAGATGATTCAATTGATTCGATGTGGCTCACGGATATTAGTCCTCGGCGCGACTCCCAATGGGCTGACCACGTTGAGCGAGATCACCGATCCGGTCGAGGTGGATTATCTCGCCGGGTTATGCCGCCAGGACCACCCCCATTCGGTCACATCCGCTTTTTCGCGTCTCTTTCAAAATTATCGCGACATGAGCGACGATTCTACTCCGCCCGCCAACCCAATGGGGGCGCTGTCGTCGAAGCTGCGACGGACTGATCCGGCGACGGATGTACCTCAAAATCCGCCGCATCAATCCATGACCGAAACATCAGCTGAAACGCCTGAGCGTTCACTGAAGGAGCGATTGGGCCGCCTCGGTCCGTCTGGCGATTCCTCGCGGTTCTCGCCGCCCGGCGCGGAGGGTTCTTATGAGTAA
- the flhB gene encoding flagellar biosynthesis protein FlhB, giving the protein MADDLGDKTEEPTDRKRSQTREKGNVARSQDLNTAGLLLAASASLKFLGPGLVEALVKVLRMFLAPRDWETVDAPLISKLLWEVFSLLATGILPFMIAMAAAALVLNLVQVGFFATTEPLIPKFSRLNPLEGAKRILSITGLVKLAVSIGKIAIVATIAGWFVTEQMGHFLETINFETGVFFSDIGASMVTLAFQLAAALVILAMLDYGFQLWKFNKDLMMTKQEVREEMKNMDGDPHIRQRRKEAHRKLATSQELRQVQEADVVVTNPTELAVAIKYDANNMDAPIVVAKGAGELAARIRQLAAQHGVPIVEKKPLAQALYKNIKPGQAVPVDLYEAVAEILAYVYRLNNKAASAA; this is encoded by the coding sequence ATGGCGGACGATCTTGGTGACAAGACAGAAGAACCGACAGATCGCAAGCGGAGTCAAACCCGCGAAAAGGGAAACGTTGCGCGCAGTCAGGATCTGAATACCGCCGGGTTGTTGTTGGCGGCGTCCGCGAGTTTGAAGTTCCTAGGGCCGGGACTCGTCGAAGCCCTTGTTAAAGTGCTGAGGATGTTTCTCGCTCCCCGCGATTGGGAAACCGTCGATGCTCCGTTGATCTCCAAACTGTTGTGGGAAGTCTTTTCGCTGTTGGCGACGGGGATCCTGCCGTTCATGATTGCCATGGCAGCTGCCGCGCTCGTCTTAAACCTGGTGCAAGTTGGCTTCTTCGCAACAACCGAGCCGCTGATTCCCAAGTTCTCCAGGTTGAATCCACTGGAGGGAGCCAAACGGATTTTGTCGATCACCGGTTTGGTGAAGTTGGCAGTCAGCATCGGCAAAATCGCCATCGTCGCCACCATTGCCGGCTGGTTCGTCACCGAGCAGATGGGACATTTTCTGGAGACCATCAATTTTGAAACCGGTGTTTTCTTCTCCGACATCGGCGCGTCGATGGTGACGTTGGCATTTCAACTCGCCGCTGCGCTGGTGATTTTGGCGATGCTCGACTATGGATTCCAACTGTGGAAATTCAATAAAGATCTCATGATGACCAAACAAGAGGTCCGTGAGGAAATGAAAAACATGGATGGCGATCCGCACATACGGCAACGGCGCAAGGAAGCCCATCGCAAATTGGCGACCTCTCAGGAACTACGCCAAGTCCAGGAAGCGGACGTGGTCGTGACCAATCCCACCGAATTGGCCGTGGCCATCAAATACGATGCCAATAATATGGACGCGCCAATTGTCGTCGCCAAAGGAGCCGGAGAACTCGCCGCCCGCATCCGGCAACTCGCCGCCCAACATGGTGTGCCGATTGTTGAGAAAAAGCCGCTCGCGCAAGCGCTCTACAAAAACATCAAACCGGGCCAAGCCGTTCCGGTGGATCTCTACGAAGCGGTCGCCGAAATCCTGGCCTACGTCTACCGCCTGAACAACAAAGCCGCCTCCGCAGCCTGA